A genome region from Staphylococcus capitis subsp. capitis includes the following:
- the trpS gene encoding tryptophan--tRNA ligase: METLFSGIQPSGIPTIGNYIGALKQFVDVQDDYDCFFCIVDQHAITVPQDRLKLRKQIRQLAAIYLATGIDSDKSTLFIQSEVPAHVQAGWMLTTIASIGELERMTQFKDKAQKRVDGVPAGLLTYPPLMAADIVIYNTNIVPVGDDQKQHMELTRNLVDRFNSRYNDVLVKPEIRMPKVGGRVMSLQDPTKKMSKSDDNQKNFISLLDEPNVAAKKIKSAVTDSDGIIKFDRENKPGVSNLLSIYSGLTDEPIKDIEVKYEGEGYGKFKGDLAEIVKEFLINFQEKYESFYNSDELDDILDKGRDKAHKASFKTLKKMEKAMGLGRKR; encoded by the coding sequence ATGGAAACTTTATTCTCAGGAATTCAACCGAGTGGTATTCCTACAATTGGCAACTATATAGGTGCGTTAAAACAATTTGTAGATGTTCAAGATGACTATGATTGTTTTTTCTGTATCGTTGACCAACACGCCATAACGGTACCACAAGATCGTTTGAAATTACGTAAACAAATTCGTCAATTAGCAGCAATATATTTAGCTACAGGAATTGATTCAGATAAATCTACTTTATTTATTCAATCTGAAGTTCCTGCTCACGTACAAGCTGGTTGGATGCTTACAACAATTGCTTCTATTGGTGAACTTGAACGTATGACACAATTTAAAGATAAAGCACAAAAACGCGTTGATGGTGTACCAGCAGGATTACTAACATATCCACCTCTAATGGCAGCTGATATAGTAATCTATAATACTAACATAGTTCCAGTTGGTGATGATCAAAAGCAACATATGGAACTAACTCGTAATTTAGTAGATCGTTTTAATAGTCGTTATAACGATGTCTTAGTAAAACCAGAAATTCGCATGCCTAAAGTTGGAGGACGTGTGATGAGTTTACAGGATCCTACTAAAAAAATGAGTAAAAGTGATGATAATCAGAAAAACTTTATTTCACTTCTTGATGAGCCGAATGTGGCAGCTAAAAAAATTAAAAGTGCCGTAACAGATTCTGATGGCATCATTAAATTTGATCGTGAAAATAAACCAGGTGTTTCAAATCTTTTATCTATATACTCAGGACTAACTGATGAACCTATCAAAGACATTGAAGTAAAATATGAAGGTGAAGGTTATGGTAAATTCAAAGGTGACTTAGCTGAGATCGTTAAAGAATTTTTAATTAATTTCCAAGAAAAATATGAAAGCTTCTATAATTCTGATGAATTAGATGACATCTTAGATAAAGGTCGAGACAAAGCTCATAAAGCATCATTTAAAACATTGAAAAAAATGGAAAAAGCTATGGGATTAGGTCGTAAGAGATAA
- the fabF gene encoding beta-ketoacyl-ACP synthase II: MSKNNRVVITGIGALSPIGNDAKTTWANALKGVNGIDKITRLDTENYNVHLAGELKDFNIEDHIDKKEARRMDRFTQYAVVAAREAVQDAKLEINDQTADRIGVWIGSGIGGMETFETAHTTLVERGPRRVSPFFVPMLIPDMATGQVSIDLGAKGPNGATVTACATGTNSIGEAFKIIQRGDADAMITGGTEAPITHMAIAGFSASRALSTNDDKETACRPFQEGRDGFVMGEGAGIVVIESLDSAKARGAEIYAEIVGYGSTGDAYHITAPAPEGEGGSRAMQAALDDAGIEAKEVQYLNAHGTSTPVGDLYEVKAIQNTFGEAAKSLKVSSTKSMTGHLLGATGGIEAIFSALSIRDSKVAPTIHAVTPDEECDLDFVPNKAEDLDITYAMSNSLGFGGHNAVLVFKKFED; encoded by the coding sequence ATGAGTAAAAATAATAGAGTTGTTATAACGGGTATCGGAGCCTTATCTCCAATCGGTAACGATGCTAAAACAACATGGGCAAACGCATTAAAAGGAGTTAATGGTATCGATAAAATTACACGCTTAGATACCGAAAATTATAATGTTCACCTTGCAGGTGAGCTTAAGGACTTCAACATTGAAGATCATATTGATAAAAAAGAAGCACGTCGTATGGATCGTTTCACTCAATATGCCGTTGTTGCTGCGAGAGAAGCTGTACAGGATGCAAAGTTAGAGATCAATGATCAAACAGCTGATAGAATCGGTGTTTGGATTGGTTCAGGTATTGGTGGCATGGAAACATTTGAAACTGCGCATACAACACTCGTTGAAAGAGGCCCACGTCGTGTAAGCCCATTCTTTGTACCAATGTTAATCCCTGACATGGCTACTGGACAAGTTTCAATAGATTTAGGTGCTAAAGGTCCGAATGGTGCTACGGTTACAGCTTGTGCAACTGGTACTAATTCAATTGGAGAAGCATTTAAAATCATTCAACGTGGTGATGCAGATGCGATGATCACAGGTGGTACAGAAGCACCAATCACACATATGGCAATTGCTGGATTTAGCGCAAGCCGTGCTTTATCTACAAATGACGATAAAGAAACAGCTTGTCGTCCATTCCAAGAAGGCCGTGACGGTTTTGTTATGGGCGAAGGCGCAGGAATCGTAGTTATTGAATCATTAGACTCAGCTAAAGCTCGTGGTGCAGAAATTTATGCTGAAATCGTTGGTTATGGTTCTACAGGAGATGCCTATCATATCACAGCACCAGCTCCAGAAGGCGAAGGCGGTTCAAGAGCTATGCAAGCTGCCTTAGACGATGCAGGTATTGAAGCAAAAGAAGTTCAATACTTAAACGCGCATGGTACTAGTACGCCTGTAGGTGATTTATATGAAGTTAAAGCTATCCAAAATACATTTGGAGAAGCTGCGAAATCTTTAAAAGTAAGTTCAACAAAATCAATGACTGGTCACTTATTAGGTGCAACAGGTGGTATTGAAGCCATCTTCTCAGCACTATCAATTAGAGACTCTAAAGTCGCACCTACCATCCATGCGGTCACACCAGATGAAGAATGCGATTTAGATTTCGTTCCTAATAAAGCTGAAGATTTAGATATTACTTACGCCATGAGTAATAGTTTAGGTTTCGGTGGACATAACGCAGTGTTAGTATTTAAGAAATTTGAAGACTAA
- the opp3C gene encoding oligopeptide ABC transporter permease yields the protein MSNSNLINEFSDKDFTFKNKKTVEDNIITRKSKNFWQDAWTQMKRNKLAIVGLVGLIIIILLALIGPSISKYDYADQNIQYRNLPAKMPVLDKVKFLPFDGVDFNGDNTYKKGNVNENFWFGTDQLGRDLWARTWKGTQVSLFIGIVAAILDICVGVTYVAISGYFGGKIDIVMQRIIEILASIPTLIIVILFVLIFEFSIWTIILAMTVTGWLGMSRVVRGEFIKLRNQEYVLASKTLGASNLRIIFKHILPNTLGAVIVTSMFTIPNAIFFEAFLSFIGIGVPAPKTSLGSLVNDGRAMLLIHPHELFIPATILSLLILFFYLFSDGLRDAFDPKMRK from the coding sequence ATGAGTAACAGTAATTTAATAAATGAGTTTAGTGATAAAGACTTTACCTTCAAAAATAAAAAAACAGTAGAAGATAATATAATAACTAGAAAATCTAAAAATTTTTGGCAAGATGCTTGGACACAAATGAAAAGAAATAAACTAGCTATAGTAGGGTTAGTAGGGCTTATAATAATTATTCTTTTAGCTTTGATAGGTCCTTCAATAAGTAAGTATGATTATGCAGATCAAAATATTCAATATAGAAATCTTCCGGCCAAGATGCCGGTTTTAGATAAAGTGAAATTTCTTCCATTCGATGGTGTTGATTTTAATGGGGACAATACATATAAAAAAGGAAATGTTAATGAAAATTTTTGGTTCGGTACTGATCAATTAGGGAGAGATTTATGGGCTCGCACTTGGAAAGGTACTCAAGTATCTTTATTTATTGGTATAGTAGCAGCAATTTTAGATATATGTGTAGGTGTTACGTATGTTGCTATATCAGGTTATTTTGGTGGCAAGATAGATATAGTTATGCAAAGAATCATTGAGATTTTAGCTTCAATCCCTACTTTGATAATAGTGATATTGTTTGTATTAATATTTGAATTTTCTATTTGGACTATTATTTTAGCAATGACCGTTACTGGTTGGTTAGGTATGAGTAGAGTAGTTCGTGGAGAATTTATAAAGTTAAGAAATCAAGAGTACGTATTAGCATCGAAGACATTAGGTGCTTCAAATTTAAGGATTATTTTTAAACATATATTACCGAATACTCTTGGAGCAGTAATAGTTACCTCTATGTTTACCATTCCAAATGCAATATTTTTTGAAGCTTTTTTGAGTTTTATTGGAATAGGTGTGCCAGCACCCAAAACTTCCCTTGGTTCACTAGTGAACGATGGTAGAGCAATGTTACTAATTCACCCACATGAACTATTTATACCTGCAACAATATTGAGTTTATTAATTTTATTCTTTTATTTATTTAGTGATGGATTGCGTGATGCGTTTGATCCCAAAATGCGTAAGTAA
- a CDS encoding peptide ABC transporter substrate-binding protein: protein MELNKYFRTTIILVISILILSSCSQNKGMYSDEGQVFRKVIPQDMTTLDTAMITDSVSNDIAEQAFEGLFSLDKNDKATLAIAKNMPKKSKDGKTLIFDLKENAKWSNGDDVTANDFVYAWRKVVNPKTGSEYAYIMTDIKNADDINAGKKPVESLGIKAINKHKLEIQLNRPIPYINELLTLSTFYPQNEKISKKYGEKYGTKVEKTVFNGPFKVDKWKHEDKILLSKNNNYWDKKNVKLEKVNYKVLKDKQVGASLYETGSIDDTLITADQVNKYKDSPALKKRITSGNFYIKLNQKKVKEFSNKNLRLAIARSINKQGYVDAVKNDGSSPSNTLTAKGVAKVEGDKDYTSTINSPLDFNPKLANENWQKAKKELKIEKFTFTMNTEDTPDAKISAEYIKSQVEKNLPGITLKIKQLPFKQRIALETKMNYEASLSGWGADYSDPTSYLGTMTKDNPQNNTGWNNTSFDNSYNEVNGKLLKYIDKRNETMKNMEELLVSDAPIAPIYQKGEAHLTNPQVKGLIYHVVGPDTTLKNVYIDKSVDRNTGKKKN from the coding sequence ATGGAATTGAATAAATATTTTAGAACAACTATTATTCTAGTTATATCAATTTTAATTTTAAGTTCATGTTCTCAAAATAAGGGTATGTATTCTGATGAAGGACAAGTCTTTAGAAAAGTTATACCTCAAGACATGACAACACTTGATACTGCAATGATTACTGATTCTGTATCTAATGATATCGCAGAGCAAGCTTTTGAGGGGTTATTCTCGTTAGATAAAAATGATAAAGCAACTTTGGCCATTGCTAAAAATATGCCTAAAAAATCTAAAGATGGAAAAACTTTAATTTTTGATTTGAAGGAGAATGCTAAATGGAGTAATGGTGATGATGTAACAGCAAATGATTTTGTTTATGCATGGAGAAAAGTAGTTAATCCTAAAACAGGATCTGAATATGCTTATATCATGACAGATATAAAAAACGCTGACGACATTAATGCTGGAAAAAAGCCGGTTGAGTCTTTAGGTATAAAAGCAATTAATAAACATAAACTCGAAATACAATTAAATAGACCTATACCTTACATTAATGAACTTCTAACATTAAGTACTTTCTATCCTCAGAACGAAAAAATTTCTAAAAAATATGGTGAAAAATACGGAACAAAAGTAGAAAAAACAGTCTTTAATGGTCCTTTCAAAGTTGATAAATGGAAACATGAAGATAAAATCTTATTATCAAAAAATAATAATTACTGGGATAAAAAGAATGTAAAGTTGGAGAAAGTTAACTACAAAGTTTTGAAAGACAAACAGGTAGGAGCCTCTCTCTATGAGACAGGTTCTATAGATGATACTTTGATAACTGCTGATCAAGTCAATAAGTATAAAGACTCTCCAGCATTAAAAAAGAGAATAACTTCAGGAAACTTCTATATTAAATTAAATCAAAAGAAAGTAAAAGAATTTAGTAATAAGAATTTACGTTTAGCAATCGCAAGATCAATAAATAAACAAGGTTATGTAGATGCAGTTAAAAATGATGGTTCGTCTCCTTCTAACACTTTAACTGCAAAAGGAGTAGCCAAAGTAGAAGGAGATAAAGATTATACTTCAACTATAAATTCTCCATTAGATTTTAATCCTAAATTAGCTAATGAAAACTGGCAAAAAGCTAAAAAAGAGTTAAAAATAGAAAAATTTACATTTACCATGAATACTGAAGATACTCCTGATGCAAAAATTTCCGCAGAGTATATAAAATCTCAAGTTGAAAAAAATCTACCTGGGATTACTTTAAAAATTAAACAATTACCTTTTAAACAAAGAATAGCTTTAGAAACCAAGATGAATTATGAAGCTTCATTAAGTGGTTGGGGCGCAGATTATTCAGATCCAACATCATATTTGGGTACCATGACTAAAGACAATCCTCAAAATAATACTGGATGGAATAATACATCTTTTGATAATTCATATAATGAAGTTAATGGGAAGTTGTTGAAATATATAGATAAGAGAAATGAGACTATGAAAAATATGGAAGAATTATTAGTAAGTGATGCACCAATCGCTCCTATATATCAAAAAGGAGAGGCACATTTGACTAATCCTCAAGTTAAAGGACTAATATATCATGTAGTGGGACCTGATACTACACTAAAAAATGTTTATATTGATAAAAGTGTTGATAGAAATACAGGTAAGAAAAAGAATTAA
- the mecA gene encoding adaptor protein MecA has product MRIERVDDTTVKLFITYSDIEARGFNREDLWTNRKRGEEFFWSMMDEINEEEDFVVEGPLWIQVHAFEKGVEVTISKSKNEDAMNMSDEDTNDQFDDQVNELLAQTLDGEDNLEELFEQRNQQKKAEQQAKNQRTHKRANVRTVIVKFDDLEHVINYAYHNNQNTTEYEDLLYMIDNHYYYSVHFDDSVSQETINDSYSQLLEFAYPTDKTEVYLNDYAKIIMSHNVTSQVRRYFTDAEE; this is encoded by the coding sequence ATGAGAATAGAACGCGTTGATGACACAACAGTTAAATTGTTTATCACATATAGCGACATTGAAGCACGAGGATTTAATCGTGAAGACTTATGGACTAACCGTAAACGCGGTGAAGAATTCTTCTGGTCAATGATGGATGAAATTAACGAAGAAGAAGATTTTGTGGTAGAAGGTCCATTATGGATTCAAGTACATGCTTTTGAAAAAGGCGTGGAAGTGACCATTTCTAAATCTAAAAATGAAGACGCAATGAATATGTCAGATGAAGATACAAATGATCAATTTGATGATCAAGTTAATGAATTATTAGCACAAACATTAGATGGTGAAGATAATTTAGAAGAATTATTTGAACAACGTAATCAACAGAAAAAAGCAGAACAACAAGCTAAAAATCAACGAACTCACAAACGTGCTAACGTAAGAACTGTAATTGTTAAATTTGATGATTTAGAACATGTTATTAATTATGCTTATCATAATAATCAAAATACGACTGAATATGAAGATTTATTATATATGATTGATAATCACTACTATTATTCAGTTCATTTTGATGACTCTGTAAGTCAAGAAACTATCAATGATAGCTACAGTCAATTGCTAGAGTTTGCTTATCCAACAGATAAAACGGAAGTATATTTAAATGATTATGCTAAAATAATCATGAGCCATAATGTTACTTCTCAAGTTCGTAGATATTTTACAGACGCAGAAGAATAA
- a CDS encoding competence protein CoiA family protein, giving the protein MLIAMNNMEERVLAKNAKRNQEYYCPYCRGEVILRHGVKVIPHFAHKVKSNSPCYKAETYNHYQLKMLLAQKFAALNCHVDIEPFIKSIKQYPDLVINQSNAIEIQCSTISSAEIIERTLGLESIGLKVFWLINDVKIRGRLIELTQFQTTFINPIQRTLITWNFSESNLIVYTHIQNIAGKKFICKRQPISPNELFNTYKSKQVRVYKLSKRTINNYILQCRRKNSVLEPTLSAMYQLKMNDSKVCISTGFIFLNQIYIETHPVEWQLKYLLLRRKYDSHQSCELLLPIIKFRYFAYYNYNKLTILRELVNDFEKMYYSRCLSVQNES; this is encoded by the coding sequence ATGTTAATAGCAATGAATAATATGGAGGAGCGAGTTTTAGCAAAAAATGCAAAGAGAAATCAAGAATATTATTGCCCTTATTGTCGTGGAGAGGTGATATTACGTCACGGAGTTAAAGTTATACCCCACTTTGCACACAAAGTTAAAAGCAATAGCCCTTGTTATAAAGCTGAAACGTATAATCATTACCAATTAAAAATGCTATTAGCTCAAAAATTTGCAGCATTGAATTGCCATGTTGATATAGAACCCTTCATTAAAAGTATTAAGCAATATCCTGATTTAGTAATAAACCAAAGTAACGCCATTGAAATTCAGTGTTCCACAATTAGTTCGGCAGAAATAATAGAAAGAACACTTGGTTTAGAAAGTATAGGCTTAAAGGTTTTTTGGTTGATAAATGATGTGAAAATAAGAGGAAGGTTAATTGAACTCACCCAATTTCAGACTACTTTTATTAATCCTATTCAACGTACACTGATAACTTGGAACTTTAGTGAATCTAACCTCATAGTTTATACACACATTCAAAATATCGCTGGTAAAAAATTTATTTGCAAAAGACAGCCAATATCTCCTAATGAGCTTTTCAATACATATAAATCAAAACAAGTAAGAGTTTATAAATTATCTAAGAGAACAATTAATAATTATATTCTACAGTGTAGAAGAAAGAATTCGGTTCTCGAACCAACTTTAAGTGCTATGTATCAGTTAAAAATGAACGATAGTAAAGTATGCATAAGTACGGGCTTTATATTTCTAAATCAAATTTATATAGAAACGCACCCAGTTGAATGGCAACTTAAATATCTATTATTAAGACGGAAATATGACAGTCATCAAAGTTGTGAATTGTTATTACCTATCATTAAATTTAGGTATTTCGCATATTATAACTATAATAAGTTGACTATATTAAGAGAATTAGTAAACGACTTCGAGAAAATGTATTATAGCAGATGTTTAAGCGTGCAAAACGAATCCTAA
- the spxA gene encoding transcriptional regulator SpxA, which produces MVTLFTSPSCTSCRKAKAWLQEHDIPYTERNIFSEHLTIDEIKQILKMTEDGTDEIISTRSKTYQKLNVDIDSLPLQDLYSIIQDNPGLLRRPIILDDKRLQVGYNEDEIRRFLPRKVRTFQLQEAQRLVD; this is translated from the coding sequence ATGGTAACATTATTTACTTCACCAAGTTGCACATCTTGCCGTAAAGCGAAAGCATGGTTACAAGAACATGACATTCCATATACGGAGCGTAACATTTTTTCTGAACATTTAACAATTGATGAAATTAAACAAATTTTAAAAATGACTGAAGACGGAACAGATGAAATTATTTCAACTCGTTCTAAAACATATCAAAAATTGAATGTAGATATTGATTCTTTACCTTTACAAGACTTATATTCTATTATTCAAGATAACCCAGGTTTATTACGTCGTCCAATTATCTTAGACGACAAACGCTTGCAAGTTGGATATAACGAAGATGAAATTAGACGTTTCTTACCAAGAAAAGTTCGTACGTTCCAATTACAAGAAGCTCAACGTTTAGTTGATTAA
- a CDS encoding ABC transporter ATP-binding protein: MVNKILDVKNLKVSFFIEDGEIQAVRNVDFHVLEGETLAIVGESGSGKSVVTKAITKLFDTNIGKIKNGEILFLGDNLAVKNNKELSEIRGKEISMIFQDPMTSLNPTMKIGKQIMEPLIYHKNLNKNDAKNRAMELLDLVGLDKSEEKFNSYPHQFSGGQRQRIVIAIVLACELKLLIADEPTTALDVTTQIQILDLMKEIQKKVNTSIIFITHDLGVVANIADRVAVMYAGEIIETGSVEEIFYDSRHPYTWGLLSSMPDLDTKDNETLISIPGTPPDLLNPPKGDAFSRRSDYALEIDFRKEPPLYAISPTHFVKSWLLDERVPEVDPPNIVKNKRRKMPLNYKMPRLLSEVSASGE, from the coding sequence ATGGTTAACAAAATACTAGATGTTAAAAATTTGAAAGTCTCTTTTTTTATTGAAGATGGTGAAATACAAGCAGTTAGAAATGTAGATTTCCATGTTTTAGAGGGAGAAACATTGGCCATTGTAGGTGAGTCAGGTTCTGGAAAATCAGTAGTTACTAAGGCAATTACTAAATTATTTGATACTAATATAGGAAAAATAAAGAATGGAGAAATTTTATTTTTAGGAGATAATTTAGCTGTTAAAAATAATAAGGAATTAAGTGAAATACGAGGGAAAGAAATCTCAATGATTTTTCAGGATCCTATGACTTCACTTAATCCTACCATGAAAATTGGAAAACAAATAATGGAGCCTTTAATATATCATAAAAATCTGAATAAAAATGATGCGAAGAATAGAGCAATGGAGCTATTAGATTTAGTAGGATTAGATAAAAGTGAAGAAAAATTTAATTCATATCCACATCAGTTTTCTGGTGGTCAACGTCAAAGAATTGTTATCGCTATTGTTTTAGCATGTGAACTGAAGTTATTGATTGCTGACGAACCAACTACAGCCCTTGATGTTACTACTCAAATTCAGATTCTAGATTTGATGAAGGAAATACAAAAGAAGGTTAATACGTCTATTATATTTATAACGCATGACTTAGGTGTTGTAGCGAACATAGCGGATAGAGTAGCTGTAATGTATGCAGGTGAAATTATAGAGACTGGCAGTGTTGAGGAAATATTTTATGATTCAAGACACCCATATACTTGGGGATTATTGTCGTCAATGCCGGATTTAGATACAAAAGATAATGAAACTTTAATTTCTATACCTGGTACACCTCCTGATTTACTTAATCCTCCTAAAGGAGACGCTTTTTCAAGACGTAGTGATTATGCTTTGGAGATAGATTTTAGAAAGGAACCGCCTTTATATGCTATATCTCCAACACATTTTGTTAAATCTTGGTTGTTAGATGAAAGAGTACCTGAGGTAGACCCTCCTAATATTGTTAAAAATAAAAGAAGAAAGATGCCACTAAATTATAAAATGCCACGGTTACTAAGTGAGGTGTCAGCTAGTGGAGAATAA
- a CDS encoding DUF3899 domain-containing protein, whose protein sequence is MCYKSTSIRIAITPLLSLIIWQFTGHRFLDFINIIFYVSLIIFIIVFGLLVIQEGIFDASSYGFRRLKFQLSSSKKKQTIEDDEFFNPKHAKKDHYIISSWIIPILLINLIYFVLAIVISFSI, encoded by the coding sequence ATGTGTTACAAATCAACATCAATAAGAATTGCAATAACACCCTTGCTATCACTCATTATTTGGCAATTCACCGGGCATAGATTTTTAGATTTTATAAATATAATATTTTATGTCTCCTTAATCATTTTTATTATAGTTTTCGGCTTATTAGTCATTCAAGAAGGTATCTTTGATGCATCTAGTTATGGTTTTCGTCGTTTAAAATTTCAACTCTCTTCCTCTAAGAAAAAACAAACTATAGAAGATGATGAGTTTTTTAACCCTAAACATGCCAAAAAGGATCACTACATAATTTCTTCATGGATAATACCTATATTGCTCATTAATCTCATATATTTCGTTTTAGCTATTGTTATTTCATTTTCAATATAA
- a CDS encoding ABC transporter ATP-binding protein — protein MENKSKVFCEVKNISKTYNFKKFNEKKALNNVSFKILKGETFGIVGESGCGKSTLGKIIINLINNDKGEIIFDNQEIHNLKRKKDILKLNKRIQMIFQDPYASLNPRMKIMDIVAEGIDIHNLAKNKSEREQRVYELLAKVGLNKEHANRYPHEFSGGQRQRIGIARALAVEPEFIIADEPISALDVSIQAQIINLLLHLQEQEGLTILFIAHDLSMVKYISDRVAVMHAGEIVEIGSCDEIFMNPLHEYTKSLFNSIPKLDPNYEKSRINNSYEDIDQDTEKSLYEINSQHFILTTEKRAKEILASKKIAK, from the coding sequence GTGGAGAATAAAAGTAAAGTTTTTTGTGAAGTTAAAAATATAAGTAAAACTTATAATTTTAAAAAATTTAATGAAAAGAAAGCTTTAAATAATGTATCATTTAAAATCCTTAAAGGAGAAACATTTGGAATAGTAGGGGAATCAGGATGCGGGAAATCTACATTAGGAAAAATCATAATAAATTTAATCAATAATGATAAAGGTGAAATCATATTTGATAATCAAGAAATACATAATTTAAAAAGAAAAAAAGATATTTTGAAATTAAATAAACGTATTCAAATGATATTTCAAGATCCTTATGCCTCACTTAATCCAAGAATGAAAATTATGGATATAGTAGCTGAGGGCATAGATATTCATAACTTAGCCAAAAATAAAAGTGAAAGAGAACAAAGAGTATATGAATTATTGGCTAAAGTAGGATTAAATAAAGAGCATGCTAATAGATATCCACACGAATTTTCTGGGGGTCAGAGACAAAGGATAGGCATTGCTAGAGCTTTAGCGGTTGAACCAGAATTTATAATTGCTGATGAACCCATATCTGCATTAGATGTTTCTATCCAAGCACAAATAATAAATTTACTTTTACATTTACAAGAACAAGAAGGTTTAACGATTTTATTTATCGCACACGATTTATCTATGGTTAAATATATCTCCGATAGAGTTGCAGTAATGCATGCAGGTGAAATTGTTGAAATTGGTTCTTGTGACGAAATATTTATGAATCCATTGCACGAGTATACTAAGTCATTATTTAATTCAATACCTAAATTAGATCCTAATTATGAAAAATCACGTATCAATAATAGTTATGAAGATATTGACCAAGACACTGAAAAATCTCTATATGAGATAAACTCGCAGCATTTCATACTTACTACTGAAAAGCGAGCAAAAGAAATACTGGCATCTAAGAAAATAGCAAAGTAG
- a CDS encoding ABC transporter permease, with the protein MKSYFLKRLGYMFVSLFIIISITFFLMKLMPGSPFNDAKLSPEQKQILAEKYGLNDPVGVQYLNYLKNVISGDFGNSFQYHNQPVWDLISPKLIPSLEMGLIAVMIGIVLGSFLGVIAAVKQNTWIDYLATTVSVIAVSVPSFVLAVLLQNVFSVQLRWFPVAGWEGLPTIVLPSLSLSAIVMATVSRYIRSEMIEVLNSDYILLAYAKGVPQYKIIFVHALRNALIPVITVIVPMTASIMTGTLTIENIFGVPGLGDQFVRSIATNDFSLIMAITILFSSFFIVSIFVVDILYGIIDPRIRVKGGK; encoded by the coding sequence TTGAAATCATATTTTTTAAAACGCTTGGGATATATGTTTGTTTCTTTATTCATAATTATCAGCATAACTTTTTTCTTAATGAAATTGATGCCTGGTTCACCTTTCAATGATGCAAAATTATCTCCTGAACAAAAGCAAATATTAGCGGAAAAATATGGATTAAACGACCCTGTCGGTGTTCAATATCTAAACTATTTAAAAAATGTTATAAGTGGAGACTTTGGGAATTCTTTTCAATATCACAATCAGCCAGTTTGGGATTTAATAAGCCCTAAGTTAATCCCTTCATTAGAAATGGGATTGATTGCAGTAATGATTGGTATTGTACTAGGTTCATTTCTTGGTGTAATAGCAGCGGTAAAACAAAATACATGGATAGATTATTTAGCGACTACTGTTTCAGTAATAGCTGTCTCAGTTCCATCATTTGTTTTAGCAGTACTATTGCAAAACGTTTTTTCAGTTCAATTAAGATGGTTTCCAGTTGCTGGGTGGGAAGGACTACCTACAATAGTTTTACCATCTTTGTCTCTATCAGCTATCGTTATGGCTACTGTTTCGAGGTATATCAGATCTGAAATGATTGAAGTACTTAATTCTGATTATATTCTTTTAGCTTATGCTAAAGGAGTGCCACAATATAAAATTATCTTTGTACATGCTTTAAGAAATGCGTTAATACCGGTTATTACTGTCATAGTTCCTATGACTGCCAGCATAATGACTGGAACATTAACAATTGAAAATATTTTTGGTGTACCAGGATTAGGTGATCAATTTGTAAGATCTATAGCTACAAATGATTTCTCTTTAATTATGGCGATTACTATATTATTTAGTTCATTCTTCATAGTATCTATATTTGTAGTTGATATTTTATACGGAATAATTGATCCAAGGATTAGAGTTAAAGGAGGTAAATAG